One segment of Mobula birostris isolate sMobBir1 chromosome 29, sMobBir1.hap1, whole genome shotgun sequence DNA contains the following:
- the LOC140189995 gene encoding ubiquitin-conjugating enzyme E2 N-like isoform X1 produces MDGLSVGCFQGINKLSVPGGLWQGVSPFCHLLSGLRSQSTQDFETFFIVLMETQRLLAEPVPGIRAQPDEANARYFHVEIAGPQDSPFEGGNFKLELFLPEEYPMAAPKVRFVTKIYHPNVDKLGRICLDILKDKWSPALQIRTVLLSIQALLSAPNPDDPLANDVAEQWKNSESQAIEIARTWTKLYATSS; encoded by the exons atggatggactcagtgtcggctgcttccaaggcatcaacaagttgtcggtgcctgggggtttatggcagggagtttctcccttttgccacctgctatcgggactcaggagtcaatcaactcaggactttgagactttttttatcgtgctcatg GAGACGCAGCGGCTGCTGGCAGAGCCGGTGCCGGGGATCCGGGCCCAGCCCGACGAGGCCAATGCCCGCTACTTCCACGTGGAGATCGCGGGGCCACAGGACTCGCCCTTTGAGGGGGGCAACTTCAAACTGGAGCTGTTCCTGCCCGAGGAGTACCCGATGGCCGCCCCCAAGGTTCGCTTTGTCACCAAGATCTACCACCCCAACGTTGACAAACTGGGCCGCATCTGCCTCGACATCCTCAAAG ACAAGTGGTCACCGGCCCTTCAGATTCGGACAGTACTGCTGTCTATCCAGGCTCTCCTGAGTGCCCCCAATCCCGATGATCCTCTGGCAAATGACGTGGCAGAACAGTGGAAAAACAGTGAATCACAGGCTATAGAAATCG
- the LOC140189995 gene encoding ubiquitin-conjugating enzyme E2 N-like isoform X2 produces the protein MHPPSLTFYHQETQRLLAEPVPGIRAQPDEANARYFHVEIAGPQDSPFEGGNFKLELFLPEEYPMAAPKVRFVTKIYHPNVDKLGRICLDILKDKWSPALQIRTVLLSIQALLSAPNPDDPLANDVAEQWKNSESQAIEIARTWTKLYATSS, from the exons atgcATCCACCTTCTTTGacattctaccatcag GAGACGCAGCGGCTGCTGGCAGAGCCGGTGCCGGGGATCCGGGCCCAGCCCGACGAGGCCAATGCCCGCTACTTCCACGTGGAGATCGCGGGGCCACAGGACTCGCCCTTTGAGGGGGGCAACTTCAAACTGGAGCTGTTCCTGCCCGAGGAGTACCCGATGGCCGCCCCCAAGGTTCGCTTTGTCACCAAGATCTACCACCCCAACGTTGACAAACTGGGCCGCATCTGCCTCGACATCCTCAAAG ACAAGTGGTCACCGGCCCTTCAGATTCGGACAGTACTGCTGTCTATCCAGGCTCTCCTGAGTGCCCCCAATCCCGATGATCCTCTGGCAAATGACGTGGCAGAACAGTGGAAAAACAGTGAATCACAGGCTATAGAAATCG